In a single window of the Thermoplasmatales archaeon genome:
- a CDS encoding UbiA family prenyltransferase, protein MKKIKVIADLIRADHGIMLGLAVVIGFVISAKGFFFSEKIIYSFLTAFFLEAGTFALNDYFDYEVDKKNKRMDRPLVRGDIKPKTALLIYFIASPVGIFFSLLVNKICFLIALANLIIATFYDVKFKEVKVIGNFYIAFIMSIPFIFGALAYSEEISKIIIFFSVLAFLSGLGREIMKDIMDFYGDMERNTKSFPLYIGEKASRYLSSLLFISSSFVAFIPFFIEIEASYYLNPLFFLLLCFSSFLFIYSSYFLIKGEEISKSRKLTLFAIFFGLLAFLAGMLRFNMCSCPPI, encoded by the coding sequence GTGAAGAAAATAAAGGTAATTGCTGATTTAATAAGGGCTGATCATGGCATAATGCTTGGATTAGCTGTTGTCATAGGGTTTGTTATATCTGCTAAAGGATTCTTTTTCAGTGAGAAAATTATTTATTCATTCCTTACTGCATTTTTTCTTGAAGCGGGGACATTTGCACTGAATGATTATTTTGACTATGAAGTGGATAAAAAAAATAAGAGGATGGACAGACCTCTTGTAAGAGGAGATATAAAGCCAAAAACTGCATTACTCATTTATTTCATTGCTTCTCCTGTTGGAATTTTCTTTAGTCTTCTCGTAAATAAAATATGCTTTTTGATAGCTTTGGCAAATTTAATAATTGCAACATTTTATGATGTAAAATTTAAAGAAGTAAAAGTTATTGGAAATTTCTATATTGCTTTTATAATGTCAATACCATTTATTTTTGGTGCTCTTGCATATTCAGAAGAAATTTCTAAAATAATAATTTTCTTTTCGGTTCTTGCATTTCTATCTGGCTTAGGAAGGGAAATAATGAAAGACATAATGGATTTTTATGGGGATATGGAAAGAAATACAAAATCATTCCCTCTTTATATAGGAGAAAAAGCATCTCGCTACCTTTCATCCCTTCTCTTCATCTCTTCCTCATTTGTTGCATTCATACCATTTTTTATAGAAATAGAAGCTTCATATTATCTCAATCCCTTATTCTTCCTATTACTCTGCTTTTCTTCTTTCCTTTTCATTTATTCTTCCTACTTTCTTATAAAGGGAGAAGAAATTTCCAAATCAAGGAAATTAACCCTTTTTGCAATATTTTTTGGCTTGCTGGCATTCCTTGCTGGCATGCTAAGGTTTAATATGTGTTCCTGTCCTCCCATTTAA